Within Magnetococcus sp. PR-3, the genomic segment ACCGTGTTCAAGCCCGTATGCTTCGGGTAGAACGCCGATGAACCGGCATGTGGAAGAGAAGCTGGATCTGCTGGAGTCTATCCTTCGGGACCACCCAGAAGGGATGAAAGAATTTGAGCTCTACCAGCTCCTTAAAACACGCCAAATTGCCCCTTTTGATGCGGAGAACCTACAGGATCCAGAAGTACTATTTCGGGTTCATTTTCTGCTGTTTCATCATCTTTACCGACTTCGGGATCGGCTGCATACCCAACAGGTGGGACAGCTGGAGATCCACTGTCTAGAGATCAAACTCACCCCAACCGACCCACAACGGTCCGAGGGAGAGATACCAGCCCGGCACGATGGGTTGCGAGACTACTATCTGGACCTAAGCCATCTGGAGCAGACCACACGGGCGGATGTGGAACAGTTACTCCAACAATTTTGGGAACGTTTTGATCGGTTTGAAGGGCGGGATGCCGCCTTGTCCGTACTTGATCTACCTGCCGAGGCCGACCAAGCCAGCATTAAAAAGCGCTATCGGTCCCTGGCCAAACAGCACCACCCCGACAGTGGGGGAGATGCCGACCAGTTTCGTCAAATTGCCGAAGCGGCTGAGTTTTTATTGACCCCATA encodes:
- a CDS encoding DNA-J related domain-containing protein yields the protein MNRHVEEKLDLLESILRDHPEGMKEFELYQLLKTRQIAPFDAENLQDPEVLFRVHFLLFHHLYRLRDRLHTQQVGQLEIHCLEIKLTPTDPQRSEGEIPARHDGLRDYYLDLSHLEQTTRADVEQLLQQFWERFDRFEGRDAALSVLDLPAEADQASIKKRYRSLAKQHHPDSGGDADQFRQIAEAAEFLLTP